One segment of Pseudodesulfovibrio sp. 5S69 DNA contains the following:
- the aroC gene encoding chorismate synthase, whose amino-acid sequence MSGNTFGQIFRLTTFGESHGVGLGGVVDGCPPGIPLDESIIQSELDRRRPGQGGLASTTRNEPDQVKILSGVFEGKTTGTPIGFFVENTNQRSHDYSKIKDVFRPGHADFTYNAKYGFRDYRGGGRSSGRETVSRVAGGAIAQELLRLEGISIYAYTVEFGGIKAEVKDIEGAQDRSYFSPDPDIVETWDERVIKVRDDEDTLGGVVEVRATGLPAGLGEPVFGKFDARIAAAFMSVGAVKGVEIGSGMGAARSLGSENNDPIGPDGFLSNNAGGILGGISSGQDVVARAYVKPIASILQEQQTITATGEPTFIMVGGRHDISAIPRINPVLKAMMALTIADLLLLDRRLGVRD is encoded by the coding sequence ATGAGCGGCAACACCTTCGGGCAGATATTCCGGCTGACCACCTTCGGCGAGTCTCACGGTGTGGGCCTGGGCGGCGTGGTGGACGGTTGCCCTCCGGGCATCCCCCTGGACGAGTCCATCATCCAGTCCGAGCTGGACCGACGCAGGCCCGGCCAGGGCGGGCTGGCCTCCACCACCCGCAATGAGCCGGACCAGGTCAAGATCCTGTCCGGTGTGTTCGAGGGTAAAACCACGGGCACGCCCATCGGCTTTTTCGTGGAGAACACCAACCAGCGCTCCCACGACTACTCCAAGATCAAGGACGTGTTTCGGCCCGGTCACGCCGACTTCACCTATAACGCCAAGTACGGGTTCCGCGACTACCGGGGCGGCGGGCGTTCGTCCGGCCGCGAGACCGTGTCCCGCGTGGCGGGCGGGGCCATCGCCCAGGAGTTGCTGCGGTTGGAGGGCATCTCCATCTACGCCTACACCGTGGAGTTCGGCGGCATCAAGGCCGAGGTCAAGGATATCGAGGGGGCCCAGGACCGGTCCTATTTCAGCCCGGACCCGGATATCGTCGAGACCTGGGACGAGCGCGTCATCAAGGTTCGCGACGACGAAGATACCCTGGGCGGGGTGGTCGAGGTTCGGGCTACCGGCTTGCCCGCCGGGCTTGGCGAGCCGGTCTTCGGCAAGTTCGACGCGCGCATCGCGGCGGCATTCATGTCCGTGGGCGCGGTCAAGGGCGTGGAGATCGGCTCGGGCATGGGGGCGGCGCGCTCCCTGGGCAGCGAGAACAACGACCCCATCGGCCCGGACGGCTTTCTGTCCAACAACGCGGGCGGCATCCTCGGCGGCATCTCGTCCGGGCAGGACGTCGTGGCCCGCGCCTACGTCAAGCCCATCGCGTCCATCCTTCAGGAACAGCAGACCATCACGGCCACGGGCGAGCCGACTTTCATCATGGTCGGCGGCCGCCACGACATCAGCGCCATCCCGCGCATCAACCCGGTGCTCAAGGCCATGATGGCTCTGACCATCGCGGACCTGCTCCTGCTCGACAGGCGGCTGGGCGTGCGCGATTAG
- a CDS encoding potassium channel family protein, translating to MPAKKEIAVIGLGKFGYALAKALTELGHSVVGVDINPEYVRRAQDIIAQAYQADATDEKMLGQIGIKELDRVIVSTGDSMEASILVVLNLQAVGVKNIWVKAISEAHERVLYKLGVPFVVFPEAFVAAQMANRLTAPGLQEYFGLGKDVAVREIIVENWIGKTLRDLDLTNKYQVQVIAFRLAGDSEFHFVPQADRALRTGDVLVLLGRTEDIMRVDKF from the coding sequence ATGCCTGCAAAAAAGGAAATCGCCGTCATCGGGCTGGGCAAGTTCGGGTACGCCCTGGCCAAGGCCCTGACCGAGCTCGGCCATTCCGTGGTCGGGGTGGACATCAACCCCGAGTACGTGCGCCGGGCCCAGGACATCATCGCCCAGGCCTACCAGGCGGACGCCACGGACGAGAAGATGCTCGGCCAGATCGGCATCAAAGAGCTGGACCGGGTCATCGTGTCCACGGGCGACTCCATGGAGGCGAGCATCCTGGTGGTCCTGAACCTCCAGGCCGTTGGGGTCAAGAACATCTGGGTCAAGGCCATCAGCGAGGCCCACGAGCGGGTGCTCTACAAACTCGGCGTGCCGTTCGTGGTCTTCCCCGAGGCCTTTGTGGCCGCCCAGATGGCCAACCGGCTGACCGCGCCGGGATTGCAGGAATACTTCGGCCTGGGCAAGGATGTGGCCGTGCGCGAAATCATCGTGGAGAACTGGATCGGAAAGACCTTGCGCGATCTCGACCTGACCAATAAGTACCAGGTGCAGGTCATCGCCTTCCGGCTGGCCGGGGATTCGGAGTTCCATTTCGTGCCCCAGGCGGACAGGGCGCTCAGGACCGGGGACGTCCTGGTCCTCCTCGGACGGACCGAGGACATCATGCGGGTCGACAAATTTTAG
- a CDS encoding TrkH family potassium uptake protein produces the protein MRTKVFSPYWMPVWFFAGAILIGALILHMDVSHPGGPLSFVDALFTATSAMCVTGLAVVDTGSYFSTLGLDVILVLIQLGGLGIMTFTTLIIHLLGRHVSLTDRLAVGQSLLHDPSFSLPRFLMRVVLWAFSFEAAGALSLWLLDPVGFNPYSAVFHSVSAFCNAGFSLYPDSLTRWSGNGGVNMVFIVLITAGGLGFYVLNECGTLIWNALFNRNRRRRGKPQMSWHTAIVLKTTLALVVAGTVVIFVAEGAAGNAPDNVFEHFWNALFQSVTCRTAGFNTVDIGGMTNVSLAFMMVLMFIGGSPGSCAGGIKTTTFRALVGFVWAEFRGWEQVRIGRFALDQKAMNKVVSLVTMSLLLVGVGTMILTSMESGDSSYLMARGEFIADMFESISAFATVGLSTGMTPLLDNFERVTLIVLMFVGRLGPIWMLSALQSWQSERRFRVPTATLPFG, from the coding sequence ATGCGCACTAAAGTCTTTTCGCCGTATTGGATGCCGGTCTGGTTCTTTGCCGGGGCCATACTGATCGGCGCACTCATACTTCATATGGACGTGAGCCACCCCGGTGGCCCGTTGTCCTTTGTGGACGCCCTGTTCACGGCGACCTCGGCCATGTGCGTCACCGGCCTGGCCGTGGTGGACACCGGCTCCTACTTCTCGACCCTGGGCCTGGACGTCATCCTGGTGCTCATCCAGCTCGGCGGCCTGGGGATCATGACCTTCACTACCCTGATTATCCACCTGCTCGGGCGGCACGTATCGCTGACGGACCGGCTGGCCGTGGGGCAATCCCTGCTGCACGACCCGTCGTTCAGCCTGCCCCGGTTCCTCATGCGGGTGGTCCTCTGGGCCTTTTCCTTCGAAGCGGCCGGCGCGCTGAGCCTGTGGCTCCTGGACCCTGTGGGCTTCAACCCCTACTCGGCGGTCTTCCATTCGGTGTCGGCCTTCTGCAACGCCGGGTTCTCCCTGTACCCCGATTCCCTGACCCGATGGTCCGGCAACGGCGGGGTCAACATGGTCTTTATCGTGCTCATCACCGCGGGCGGCCTGGGTTTCTATGTGCTCAACGAGTGCGGCACCTTGATCTGGAACGCGCTGTTCAACCGCAACCGGCGCAGGCGGGGCAAACCGCAGATGAGCTGGCACACGGCCATCGTGCTCAAGACCACCCTGGCCCTGGTGGTGGCCGGGACCGTGGTCATCTTTGTGGCCGAGGGGGCGGCGGGCAATGCGCCGGACAACGTGTTCGAGCATTTCTGGAACGCCCTGTTCCAGTCCGTGACCTGCCGCACCGCCGGGTTCAACACCGTGGACATCGGCGGCATGACCAACGTGTCCCTGGCCTTCATGATGGTCTTGATGTTCATCGGCGGCTCGCCGGGTTCCTGCGCGGGCGGCATCAAGACGACCACCTTTCGTGCCCTGGTCGGCTTTGTCTGGGCCGAATTCCGGGGGTGGGAACAGGTCCGCATCGGGCGTTTCGCCCTGGACCAGAAGGCCATGAACAAGGTCGTTTCCCTGGTGACCATGAGCCTGCTGCTGGTGGGCGTGGGGACCATGATCCTGACCTCCATGGAGAGCGGGGACAGCTCGTATCTCATGGCGCGCGGCGAATTCATCGCCGACATGTTCGAATCCATTTCCGCCTTTGCCACCGTGGGGTTGTCCACGGGCATGACCCCGCTGCTCGACAATTTCGAGCGGGTCACGCTCATCGTGCTCATGTTCGTGGGGCGTCTGGGGCCCATCTGGATGCTCTCGGCACTGCAAAGCTGGCAGTCCGAGCGGCGCTTCAGGGTGCCGACCGCGACGCTGCCCTTCGGCTAG
- the aroL gene encoding shikimate kinase AroL codes for MHKTGNIFLIGPRACGKTSVGRALAARLGLEFVDTDHAFAEAVGTDIASFVEANGWEAFRDGEAATLAREAAPGGRVIGCGGGIVLREENRAVLARGIVLYLKAGAEELARRLMADPIAAQRPSLTGKSVADEVREVLDARAHLYEGCADRVIEGQDLDGTVERALEAVKTFSERF; via the coding sequence ATGCACAAGACGGGGAACATCTTTCTCATCGGGCCGCGCGCCTGCGGCAAGACAAGCGTGGGTCGGGCCCTGGCCGCAAGGCTGGGCCTGGAGTTCGTGGACACGGACCACGCCTTTGCCGAGGCCGTGGGCACGGATATCGCATCCTTTGTCGAGGCCAACGGCTGGGAGGCTTTCCGCGACGGGGAGGCCGCAACGCTTGCGCGCGAGGCCGCGCCCGGCGGCCGGGTCATCGGCTGCGGCGGGGGCATTGTCCTGCGCGAGGAGAACCGGGCCGTGCTGGCCCGGGGCATCGTCCTTTACCTCAAGGCCGGGGCCGAGGAACTGGCCCGGCGGCTCATGGCCGATCCGATCGCGGCTCAGCGGCCGTCCCTGACCGGCAAGTCCGTGGCCGACGAGGTCCGCGAGGTTCTGGACGCGCGCGCCCATCTGTACGAGGGGTGCGCCGACCGGGTCATCGAGGGCCAGGACCTGGACGGCACCGTGGAGCGCGCGCTCGAAGCGGTGAAAACCTTTTCCGAGCGTTTTTGA
- a CDS encoding DUF933 domain-containing protein: MKTAIFGFSGSGKTDLFAALAGPEAAAAGNRAMVKVPDARLDPLIELFQPKKVTYSEIEYLDIPGGGGKGAGLGERVLNEVRPYDCFIGVLDGFSGMNDPEKQWQAMEADTMVSDMAVIEKRLEKLAADGKKNKALVDPKEEAALKRALALLEEERPLRTDAEVSTLPELKGYKFLSARPILYAWNCPEGEEADRALPEDTSGMAHIAVAAKLERELAEIDDPEEKAEFLNDLGITESALDKVIAKTYQLLGLISFLTAGEDECRTWPLRAGSTAPQAAGVIHTDFEKGFIRAEVIGFDDFLAYGDFKKVKEAGKARLEGKEYIVHDGDIIEFRFNV; this comes from the coding sequence ATGAAAACCGCCATCTTCGGCTTCTCCGGCTCAGGCAAGACCGATCTCTTCGCCGCACTGGCGGGCCCCGAAGCGGCCGCCGCAGGCAATCGGGCCATGGTCAAGGTCCCGGACGCCCGGCTCGACCCGCTCATCGAACTCTTCCAGCCCAAGAAGGTCACCTACAGCGAGATCGAGTACCTGGACATCCCCGGCGGAGGGGGCAAGGGCGCGGGCCTGGGCGAGCGCGTGCTGAACGAGGTCCGGCCCTACGACTGCTTCATCGGCGTGCTCGACGGCTTCTCGGGCATGAACGACCCCGAAAAGCAGTGGCAGGCCATGGAGGCGGACACGATGGTCTCGGACATGGCGGTCATCGAAAAACGCCTCGAAAAGCTGGCCGCGGACGGCAAGAAGAACAAGGCACTGGTGGACCCCAAGGAGGAGGCCGCCCTGAAGCGGGCGCTCGCCCTGCTCGAAGAGGAACGCCCCCTGCGCACGGACGCCGAAGTCAGCACTCTGCCCGAACTCAAAGGCTACAAATTTCTCTCGGCCCGCCCCATCCTCTACGCCTGGAACTGCCCAGAGGGTGAGGAGGCGGACCGCGCGCTCCCCGAGGACACGTCGGGCATGGCCCACATTGCCGTGGCCGCCAAGCTCGAACGCGAACTGGCCGAGATCGACGATCCCGAGGAAAAGGCCGAATTCCTGAACGACCTGGGCATTACCGAGTCCGCCCTGGACAAGGTCATCGCCAAGACCTATCAGCTCCTCGGCCTGATCTCCTTCCTCACGGCGGGCGAGGACGAATGCCGCACCTGGCCCCTGCGGGCGGGCTCCACCGCACCCCAGGCCGCGGGCGTCATCCACACGGACTTCGAAAAGGGATTCATCCGCGCCGAGGTCATCGGCTTTGACGACTTCCTGGCCTACGGCGACTTCAAGAAGGTCAAGGAGGCGGGCAAGGCGCGCCTGGAGGGCAAGGAATACATCGTCCACGACGGCGATATCATCGAGTTCCGCTTTAACGTCTAG
- a CDS encoding ferredoxin, with protein sequence MSDTNTCTKHREVAIELGDCRSCQGCIDLNPDVFQWDDALDMPYVSRSEVTEEEVRDIMNTCPEGCIVFVD encoded by the coding sequence ATGAGTGATACCAATACCTGTACCAAGCATCGTGAAGTGGCCATCGAGTTGGGAGACTGCCGCTCCTGCCAGGGGTGCATCGACCTCAACCCGGACGTATTTCAGTGGGACGATGCCCTGGACATGCCCTATGTGAGCAGGTCCGAGGTCACCGAGGAAGAGGTTCGCGACATCATGAACACCTGCCCGGAAGGTTGCATCGTCTTCGTGGATTGA
- a CDS encoding type I restriction enzyme HsdR N-terminal domain-containing protein, which yields MHETSLGGTLRDYLSGEEIDETTFEEFRQLLARLLVEEKGYPKDRIKAKVPLAYCVEGEEFERIIDFVLYDEQGRPVFLVMFCAGDVATFERETVCAARLLEGGPVPYALVTDTMDATLLDVRTGEELARGMNAVPDYARLMEMVDAVEIKPLTAEQREKQTRVFHTYCGFVCGDHCECSLPPMPSFPLKK from the coding sequence ATGCATGAAACCAGTCTGGGCGGCACGCTCCGCGACTATCTCTCCGGCGAGGAGATCGACGAGACCACCTTCGAGGAATTCCGCCAGTTGCTGGCCCGCCTCCTGGTGGAGGAGAAGGGCTACCCCAAGGACCGGATCAAGGCCAAGGTCCCGCTGGCCTACTGCGTGGAGGGCGAGGAGTTTGAGCGGATCATTGACTTCGTGCTCTACGACGAGCAGGGCAGGCCCGTGTTCCTGGTCATGTTCTGCGCGGGCGACGTGGCCACCTTCGAGCGCGAGACCGTGTGCGCGGCTCGGCTCCTTGAAGGAGGTCCGGTCCCGTATGCCCTGGTCACCGACACCATGGACGCCACGCTGCTTGACGTGCGCACCGGCGAGGAACTGGCACGGGGCATGAACGCCGTGCCCGACTACGCCCGCCTCATGGAGATGGTCGACGCGGTCGAGATCAAGCCGCTGACCGCCGAGCAACGCGAAAAGCAGACCCGCGTGTTCCACACCTACTGCGGCTTCGTCTGCGGCGACCACTGCGAATGCTCGCTGCCGCCCATGCCGTCCTTTCCGCTGAAAAAGTAG
- a CDS encoding 4Fe-4S binding protein — protein MNIRTLKLAYFSPTGTTAAVVEAMAKGLDYDVVEDVDITMPEERQEPLQASAEDLLLVAVPVYGGRIPFLLEPWLRTLELDGTPVVCVVVYGNRAFEDALIELSDIVTERGGTVLGGAAFVGEHSFSSEEYPVAVDRPDADDLRSAEDFGRQVREAVDALDSIDDAPRPDIPGDRPYKERKPRGPVDFIQVDDGCVLCGICAEQCPVGAIDEKDLKHTDPDKCIMCCACIKVCPEHARSAKPGCPVEGFAKWLNENCAERKEPTYFF, from the coding sequence ATGAACATCCGAACTCTGAAACTGGCCTATTTTTCTCCCACCGGGACCACTGCGGCGGTTGTCGAAGCCATGGCAAAAGGGCTGGACTACGATGTGGTCGAGGACGTGGACATCACCATGCCCGAGGAGCGGCAGGAGCCGTTGCAGGCATCGGCCGAGGACCTGCTGTTGGTCGCCGTGCCGGTCTACGGCGGGCGCATTCCCTTTCTCCTCGAGCCGTGGCTGCGCACCCTGGAACTGGACGGGACGCCCGTGGTCTGCGTGGTCGTGTACGGCAACCGCGCCTTTGAGGACGCCCTGATCGAGCTGTCCGACATCGTCACCGAGCGGGGCGGAACGGTCCTGGGCGGCGCGGCCTTTGTCGGGGAGCACTCCTTTTCGAGCGAGGAATATCCTGTGGCCGTGGACCGGCCCGACGCGGACGACCTGCGTAGCGCCGAGGACTTCGGGCGCCAGGTGCGCGAGGCCGTGGACGCGCTGGACTCCATCGACGACGCCCCCAGGCCGGACATCCCTGGAGACCGGCCCTACAAGGAGCGCAAGCCGCGTGGGCCGGTGGACTTCATCCAGGTCGACGACGGGTGCGTCCTGTGCGGCATCTGCGCCGAGCAGTGTCCGGTCGGAGCCATCGACGAAAAGGACCTGAAGCACACGGACCCGGACAAGTGCATCATGTGCTGCGCCTGCATCAAGGTCTGCCCCGAGCACGCCCGCAGCGCCAAGCCCGGCTGCCCGGTGGAGGGATTCGCCAAGTGGCTGAACGAGAATTGCGCCGAGCGCAAGGAACCCACGTACTTCTTCTAG
- a CDS encoding NADH-quinone oxidoreductase subunit N produces the protein MNFNITALVPELFFLCMVLALMVQSLGSREWKPPVEKWLPFGACAAFFVTITGFHLHGTMFWDVYKVDLMSQFFKIVITFGFYIVVLNASRQPTLEEGKRADYYMLLGFSTLGLMMLASSVELITIYLALELASYSMYAVIPLRAKDKGAAEAGIKYIMFGAVATALALYGLSYIMATQHTTYIAELMNKSWSFADQPMAVVGLSLFLGGMFFKLALFPFHFWCPDVYQGASNETAAFVATMPKMGAIVVLCRLAVLLKPGLEITTILAVLGALSMTFGNLSALAQTDIKRLLGFSSVAHAGYIMVGLVSGTPEGIGAAAFYGMAYLVMNLLVFWIVSRVASDGRNLKLNDLNGLYKKAPALAFSLAAGAFALVGLPPTMGFMGKFFLITSAWDHGYNWLVITLVVNSAIAIYYYLSLFRHAFTEESAPSQAAPPDNGWFASAGAGMLAAAVLLIGMVPAPLFNFAINAGKTLYGITVTFAGAGH, from the coding sequence GTGAACTTCAACATCACTGCGCTTGTCCCGGAACTGTTCTTCCTCTGTATGGTACTGGCCCTCATGGTCCAGTCGCTGGGCAGCAGGGAGTGGAAACCGCCGGTTGAGAAATGGCTGCCGTTCGGCGCCTGCGCCGCGTTCTTCGTGACCATCACCGGTTTCCATCTGCATGGAACCATGTTCTGGGATGTCTACAAAGTGGACCTCATGTCCCAGTTCTTCAAGATTGTCATCACCTTCGGCTTCTACATCGTCGTGCTCAACGCCTCGCGCCAGCCGACGCTGGAAGAGGGCAAGCGGGCCGACTATTACATGCTGCTCGGTTTCTCCACACTGGGACTGATGATGCTCGCCTCCTCCGTGGAGCTGATCACCATCTACCTGGCCCTGGAACTGGCCTCCTACTCCATGTATGCGGTCATCCCGCTGCGCGCCAAGGACAAGGGCGCGGCCGAAGCGGGCATCAAGTACATCATGTTCGGCGCGGTCGCCACGGCCCTGGCCCTGTACGGCTTGTCGTACATTATGGCCACCCAGCACACGACCTACATCGCCGAGCTCATGAACAAGTCCTGGTCGTTCGCCGACCAGCCCATGGCCGTTGTCGGCCTGTCGCTCTTCCTGGGCGGCATGTTCTTCAAGCTGGCCCTGTTCCCGTTCCACTTCTGGTGCCCGGACGTCTACCAGGGCGCCAGCAACGAGACCGCCGCGTTCGTGGCGACCATGCCCAAGATGGGCGCCATCGTGGTCCTGTGCCGCCTGGCCGTGCTGCTTAAGCCCGGCCTGGAGATCACCACCATCCTGGCAGTGCTCGGCGCGCTGTCCATGACCTTCGGCAACCTGTCGGCCCTGGCCCAGACGGACATCAAGCGACTGCTCGGTTTCTCGTCCGTGGCCCATGCGGGCTACATCATGGTCGGCCTGGTCTCGGGTACGCCCGAGGGCATCGGCGCGGCCGCGTTCTACGGCATGGCCTATCTGGTCATGAACCTGCTCGTGTTCTGGATCGTCAGCCGCGTGGCCTCCGACGGCCGCAACCTCAAGCTGAATGATCTGAACGGCCTGTACAAGAAGGCCCCGGCCCTGGCGTTTTCGCTGGCCGCCGGCGCCTTTGCTCTGGTCGGCCTGCCGCCGACCATGGGCTTCATGGGCAAGTTCTTCCTGATCACCTCGGCCTGGGATCACGGCTACAACTGGCTGGTCATCACCCTGGTGGTCAACTCGGCCATCGCCATCTACTACTACCTGTCTCTGTTCCGGCATGCCTTCACCGAAGAGTCCGCGCCGAGCCAGGCGGCACCGCCGGACAACGGCTGGTTTGCCTCCGCAGGGGCGGGCATGCTTGCCGCCGCCGTGCTGCTCATCGGCATGGTCCCGGCACCCCTGTTCAACTTCGCCATCAATGCGGGCAAGACCCTCTATGGCATCACCGTCACCTTCGCGGGCGCCGGACACTAG
- a CDS encoding complex I subunit 4 family protein: MLDFGYPVLTILIAFPLIAACGLFFLRAPQVVRYYTMAVSLIECLLAVPLMGFKLNADFQFVEKLDWVHQWGLQYYLGVDGISILMVLLTIAVLPLCVMCSWTYIGKREKEFHFCLLFMTSAVLGVFCALDLVLFYVFWEAMLIPMYLLIAVWGGDDRKYASLKFFLYTLAGSTLLLAAIVAFRITGGTFSIPDLMQMNFSFRFQFWAFLAMALAFAIKVPMFPFHTWLPAAHVQAPSAGSVILAAVLLKMGTYGFLRFCLPLTPAASHYFAPMMIAISIVSILYGGAIALGQSDIKKLVAYSSVGHMGFVTLGIFLFNQRGVEGALFQMLNHGIVTGALFMMIGAVYERSHSREISKNMGLGKYMPGFMFFWGFMALASFGFPGTNGFVGEILVFIGAFKQSLIVGALIVPGALLAAAYMFRVSLKMAWGKPSSASTWRDLNAREWIYLTIPAVFVLWIGLAPTPFFKLIDPSVNKLLNNFDQRKVAAVETEQPMQTAAAALSGLLAEKE; encoded by the coding sequence ATTTTGGACTTCGGATATCCGGTACTCACAATATTGATCGCATTCCCGCTCATCGCGGCATGCGGACTCTTCTTCCTGCGGGCTCCGCAGGTGGTGAGGTATTACACCATGGCGGTGTCCCTCATCGAGTGTCTGCTTGCAGTGCCGCTCATGGGCTTCAAACTCAACGCTGACTTCCAGTTCGTCGAAAAGCTGGACTGGGTCCACCAGTGGGGCCTGCAGTACTACCTCGGCGTAGACGGAATCAGCATACTCATGGTCCTTCTGACCATCGCGGTCCTGCCGCTGTGCGTCATGTGCTCCTGGACCTACATCGGCAAGCGGGAGAAGGAATTCCACTTCTGCCTGCTGTTCATGACATCCGCCGTGCTCGGCGTGTTCTGCGCGCTGGACCTGGTCCTGTTCTACGTGTTCTGGGAGGCCATGCTCATCCCCATGTACCTGCTCATCGCGGTCTGGGGCGGCGACGACCGCAAGTACGCGTCGCTCAAGTTCTTCCTATACACCCTGGCGGGGTCCACCCTGCTCCTGGCGGCCATCGTGGCCTTCCGGATCACGGGCGGAACCTTCTCCATTCCGGACCTGATGCAGATGAACTTCAGCTTCCGCTTCCAGTTCTGGGCCTTCCTGGCCATGGCGCTCGCCTTCGCCATCAAGGTGCCCATGTTCCCGTTCCACACCTGGCTGCCCGCAGCCCACGTGCAGGCGCCCTCGGCCGGTTCCGTCATCCTGGCGGCCGTGCTGCTGAAGATGGGTACCTACGGGTTCCTGCGCTTCTGCCTGCCGCTGACCCCGGCGGCCAGCCACTACTTCGCCCCCATGATGATCGCGATCTCCATCGTGTCCATCCTGTACGGCGGAGCCATCGCCCTCGGGCAGTCCGACATCAAGAAGCTGGTCGCGTACTCCTCTGTGGGCCACATGGGCTTCGTGACGCTGGGCATCTTCCTGTTCAACCAGCGCGGCGTGGAAGGCGCGCTCTTCCAGATGCTCAACCACGGCATCGTCACCGGCGCGCTGTTCATGATGATCGGCGCGGTCTACGAGCGCAGCCACAGCCGCGAGATCTCGAAGAACATGGGACTCGGCAAGTACATGCCCGGCTTCATGTTCTTCTGGGGATTCATGGCCCTGGCCTCGTTCGGCTTCCCCGGGACCAACGGGTTCGTGGGTGAAATTCTGGTCTTCATCGGCGCGTTCAAGCAGTCCCTGATCGTCGGGGCGCTCATCGTGCCCGGTGCGCTCCTGGCCGCGGCCTACATGTTCCGCGTGTCCCTGAAGATGGCCTGGGGCAAGCCCAGCAGCGCTTCGACCTGGCGCGACCTCAACGCCCGCGAGTGGATCTACCTGACCATTCCGGCCGTGTTCGTGCTCTGGATCGGCCTGGCGCCCACGCCGTTCTTCAAGCTCATCGATCCGTCCGTCAACAAGCTGCTCAACAACTTCGACCAGCGCAAGGTCGCTGCCGTGGAAACCGAGCAGCCGATGCAAACAGCCGCCGCAGCCCTCTCGGGCCTGCTGGCGGAAAAGGAATAG